Part of the Rhinolophus sinicus isolate RSC01 linkage group LG14, ASM3656204v1, whole genome shotgun sequence genome is shown below.
CATATGTAACTTTGCAGATATAACGTTATATCTGCAGGTATAACCTAGTCACCagttaaaattgatttttgaatttcAGGTAGATTGCCTAATTAATTTCAAGTTGATTGCATAACCATATTTTAAGATTCTGACTTTAGGTCTTAACCTAGATTTGCATGTAAGGCCACAGTAACTTTGGTTGGtataattttaaagtgttaagACTGGGAATTATGATTTCTGCTTTTTGTGGATTTGATGAATGTGTATTAGCTTGTTTTTATATGACTTTCTTTTCGGGTCGTTTTAGGCAACATGAATCAGAATCAGCGTCTCGATGCTATGGCTAAACTGAAGCAGTTTCATTGCAGAGTCCTCATTTCCACAGATTTGGTAAATTTCCTCTTCAGTTTGGGTGACTAATCCCTCTTAACATATGTTCTATTATCAGATGTACAggtttcatttgttatttcacGTGGGGGTATCTTGACAAGAATCCGGAAGATAATCATGTCTTCCCAGTGCTGGGGAATATGCCTtcctaaaaatgtcttttatattttcatctttatttttgaaattattcattagaaatgaatttcctttccctttgctccTCAATATCTTTCCTCCTAAATACCCTTCTGTTCTTAATTTCGCTCTTGGTTACACTAGAGTAAGATAGTATACATTGGTACCATGCTCCAGTTAATGCAAACCAATCGTTGCTCTGTTTTTCAATTGAAGACTTCCCGTGGGATTGATGCTGAGAAGGTGAATCTGGTTGTAAACCTGGATGTCCCGTTGGATTGGGAGACATACATGCACCGGATTGGCAGAGCCGGCCGTTTCggtaaaaagaaaagtttgggtGCTTTCTTTAAGCAGAGTAACCTGTAATGTAGACTTGGAGTGTCATTTATGTGAAAATGATTTATTACTTAACATTCCCTCCGCTTTAGGTACTTTGGGACTGGCTGTGACCTACTGTTGCcggggagaagaagaaaatatgatgaTGAAAATTGCCCAGAAATGTAATATCAATCTTCTGCCTTTACCAGGTATATTTTGCCGGTTTCATTTTGCTGTCAAAATAGTGATGGTAATGATAAAAGgcctaataaaaataatagctaacagaACACTTAcgatgtgtcaggtactgttctaagtactttgtGTATGTTAACTCTTTTAATTCTCATCATAGTCCTATGAGGTTATATTCCCTTATTATCTACATTTTGTAGAAGAGGATATTGAGGCTAGAGAGGTAAGTAATCTGCCTTAAGGTCTTACAGCTAATAAGTAGCAGGGAGAAGACTGCAAGCTAAACACTGGCGTGTGGAAGGTGAAACATAATTTACTACTGTGTTAGCTCCAGTTTTTAGTCGGTAGCCTtgtaatttgattttattctttttaaaaggggggcattttacttcttttgtccCTGTAAAGGTCATCCTTGCTATAGTCTCCTTTGTCACCATTGGGAAGGAGTAGTATCTTTAATTTGAACACTAGtttgaagtgttttctttttttaaacacttttatgtatttaagtgtgtgtttccaggacccatcagctccaagtcaagtagttgtttccatctagttgtggagggcgcagctcacagtggcccatgtcaggatcgaaccggcaaccttgttgttaagagcaccgcgctctaaccaactgagctaaccggccgccccctgAAGTGTGTTCTTTTGATTTTAGTGACTCATTTGTCAAGCTGCACTTTGTAAATGCCATTTTGGAAACAATGTGTGTTTGAAACTGTTAGTGACCTCTTGAAAACAAAATACCCTAAAAAAACTCTTGTgtgaaaatacagtatatttgctatatattttaatgtaggCATGTGaatgtatatatctgtatacgTACATATTCATAAATGTATACTTACTTATGATGTATACATGAGCTACGATATGGAATATGTGGTTTTTGAATAAATATAACAATGAAATTTtcccaatttaaaatttaactccTTTAGTGACTTTTACAAAGCTAGAGTAAGCACAGGTGTGGGAGTCCTGTGGATTCTAGTAGTTCTTCCTTTGtgataactcattttatgatctTTCTGCAGCTCTTTAAGCGCTTTAAGCTTATGTCCTGATTTACGAAATATTAGTTTTATGAAGTCATTCAGAAAATGCTGGTCTAGAGTAGCTCgagaattttaatatatatgtttccattttgtgTAGCTACCATTCCTCCTGGCCTGATGGAAGACTGTTTGGATTGGGATGTGGAGGTGACAGCCTCTGTGCGTACATGTGGCTTAGAGAGTACGCCTGCCAAGCCTCTAAAACAACAAATTCCAAAACTAGAGAGAAGCTCTCAAACTCAGAAAGCTCACAGTAACCACACGGCTTCATCTAGAATTACTTCTGCTTCTACACTACTAGTCAAGTCAAAAAATAACACCAAACAAAAGCTTCCTGTGAAAAGTCACTCGGAGTGTGGAATCGTAGAAAAAGCAGTACCAGCAGAAATACTGGGCTGTACCACACGCCCAGAAGAGCAAACGAAGGGTGCTGTGCAGACCCCTGGGGGAAACTCTGACAGCAGCCAGCACCAGGTCCCAGGAGACTTACCTGAGTCACTCCCCCAGATTCCTTGTCTGTCGTCCTTTAAGACCCACGTGCCATGCGCCTTGACTTTTGCAGAGGTGGTGGGGGAGTATGAACAGTATATTAGAGAGGGGTTAGAGAAGTCTGTGGAAATCGTCAGGCACTATGTCGGTCCTGGGGATCAGACTGCGACTCCTCGAAATGGTTTTGTGAGAAACAGAATTACGGAAGAGAGAGTGCAGGTCCTGGCAGGAGGGAGCCAGTCTGGAGACTCGCAGAGTGACAGCGAGTCCTACAGCTCGAGGACTTCTTACCAGAGCAAAGGAAATAAGTCCTACGTGGAAGGCTCTTCTGATACTCAGCTGAAAGACTTGGAACCTACCCTTGTCGATGGCCATTTCTCTTTAGAACAACCTCTGCATGGAAATGACACCCCTAATCTAGAAGCGTATCAAGAATCCCCTGAAATCCAAATAAAGGCAAGGCATAAGGAGGGGGCGAACCAGAGAGCGAAGCAGAGCCGGAGAACCCTTCCGAGGCGGTCTTCCTGTCGGCGGGCAGAACCCCAGGAAGATGGTTGGTATGCCCACCATCGGGACCCACCTGTGAGTGCTTCTGGTACCTATCAGGATTACGAGGAGTACTGGAGAGCGTACTACAGGGCATGGCAGGAATACTATGCCACTGCTGCCCAGTCCTATTACTGGAACGCTCAGCGGCATCCAGGCTGGATGGTGGCCTATCACATGAATACTGTGTACCTACAAGAAATGATGCGTGGCAACCAGTGAGCGCAGGCTGTCCCTCAGACCGTCTGCACATGTCCACAAGTGACACTTGGATAGCCATCCTCCTTGACCTACAGCAGACTGGCATATAGTGGCATTTTTGAGGAACGTGGAAACTCTTGAGGCTTTCTGCTGGGATCCGTCTGTTTTTCAGATTGTTGTGACCTAAGTcaaaccttaatttttaaagaaacttcatGGATCAGatttttgaaagtaattttttggGATGTAGCGCCAAAGGTCCCAGGGTGCCATTTTTTTATAAGCCATTCCAAAATGAAACGTTTGATAAGACTTATACCACtgcttgctttaaaaaaataaaaccagctgAGATTTGAAAAATGTTAGTCTATGCTGCAGAGTTCTTTAAAAAAGGCTTGGGCTGCATTTCTATAGAGGTACATTGCTGTAGAAATTTGTAACATGGTCACTCAgaaaattcccttttcttttagATCAAGGCAGGAAGGAGTAAAATTGCTTCAGACTTTCCCAAAGGTACTTGCTTTGATGCTCTTTGCTTCCAGTAAAAATACTTTGTTCCCACTGAAAATACAAACTGGCCAAATGTGTTGATATGGCTTATTGTTCATCTTTTGAATGTCTTTTGTTTATGAAGATTATGAAAGCTGCTCACTCTTTCATAGGGCATTAAATAGCTGAGAATCATCAGTggctcttatttttgtttctcaggAAGAGGAGCAGCTCTTAATGTTTGTTAGTTTTGGGATCCTTTTatgaatctgatgaaagctaGAGATCATCCCAGAAAAGTTCTCATGCTATAATACAAACCAGAACTGTGTATGTAATTTCAGGGGCTTCCATAGACCCCTGAGCCCATCCATGGAACCCAGGTGAAGGCTGCCCTGCACTGCTGGTAGGCTAAGGGAAAGTTCTAGCTCCTTGTGTTAAATATTTAGTGGAAGCTGGAACTCATTCTGTTCAAACTCTTCCCACAGTGTTCTAATCTTGTGTCTTCTAGAAATTTCCCCCCCGTTTTTACCTCTAATGCTAGGATCCAAGCGGATCAGTCATTTTTCTGAGATGATGCATTTATAAATTatgatttagaaaaatgtaattggAAGTTacacattctttcatttcttctctgtggCAGCCCTTTATGATTATGCATTTGGTTCCCAAACCTTTCTGTGAGCTGTATTTATGGGAGGAAAGAACCCCTTACGTATggatatgtatttacttttttaaagggaAAGCTCTTCTCTCTCGTGCGCGTACTGTTTGTGTAGGCAGTGTAATTAATTTTCCCTCAGGACTGTCAGCAAACATCCACAGCCATTGTCATTTACTGTCCAACACTCATGTGACAGTTCTCAACTTCTGTTTAACTTGGATTCCTGTCATTTGGGTTGGGCAATGGTAGACTTGACGTATACGTAGTATTGCCAAATTAGAATGAATTAATTAACACTGTAAATAGCAAATCCATAATTAGGTCCAGTATGTTATTAAAAAGTAGAGACTTTAATTActtacacatttaaataaaattctgtcaTTGCTATATAATTGAACATACCACTTTTT
Proteins encoded:
- the DDX20 gene encoding putative ATP-dependent RNA helicase DDX20 codes for the protein MAAAFEAPAALAAVETVTPAEPMAAQVSVPEPIPGPVRSLRTAHDVSGPRTRTGDVLLAEPADFESLLLSRPVLEGLREAGFERPSPVQLKAIPLGRCGLDLIVQAKSGTGKTCVFSTIALDSLVLENLSTQILILAPTREIAVQIHSVITAIGIKMEGLECHVFIGGTPLSQDKSRLKKCHIAVGSPGRIKQLIELDYLNPGSVRLFILDEADKLLEEGSFQEQINWIYSSLPASKQMLAVSATYPEFLANALTKYMRDPTFVRLNSSDPSLIGLKQYYKVVNSYPLAHKIFEEKAQHLQELFSRIPFNQALVFSNLHSRAQHLADILSSKGFPAECISGNMNQNQRLDAMAKLKQFHCRVLISTDLTSRGIDAEKVNLVVNLDVPLDWETYMHRIGRAGRFGTLGLAVTYCCRGEEENMMMKIAQKCNINLLPLPATIPPGLMEDCLDWDVEVTASVRTCGLESTPAKPLKQQIPKLERSSQTQKAHSNHTASSRITSASTLLVKSKNNTKQKLPVKSHSECGIVEKAVPAEILGCTTRPEEQTKGAVQTPGGNSDSSQHQVPGDLPESLPQIPCLSSFKTHVPCALTFAEVVGEYEQYIREGLEKSVEIVRHYVGPGDQTATPRNGFVRNRITEERVQVLAGGSQSGDSQSDSESYSSRTSYQSKGNKSYVEGSSDTQLKDLEPTLVDGHFSLEQPLHGNDTPNLEAYQESPEIQIKARHKEGANQRAKQSRRTLPRRSSCRRAEPQEDGWYAHHRDPPVSASGTYQDYEEYWRAYYRAWQEYYATAAQSYYWNAQRHPGWMVAYHMNTVYLQEMMRGNQ